The stretch of DNA TGACCAGGACGACACCGTGTCCGATCCCGAGGAGCCGACCATCAGCACGCAGCAGCAGCCCGCCGTCGACGCGGAGCCCGCAGCCGAGCGGAACCTCGGACGGGCGAGCGCGATGCTCGCCGCGGGCACGATGCTCTCGCGGGTGCTCGGCTTCGGCAAGACCTTCGTGCTGGCGTACGCGATCGGCCAGGCGCACTCGCCGGGTGCCGACGCCTTCGCCCTGGCGAACCAGCTGCCGAACAACATCTACGCCCTCATCGCGGGTGGCCTGCTCTCCGCGGTGCTCATCCCGCAGATCGTGCGGTCGATGCAGCAGAGCCGCGACGGCGGGACGGCGTACGTCAACAAGATCGTGACGCTCGGCACCACCGTGTTCGTCGTCATCACGATCGTCGCCACGGTCCTCGCGCCGTTCCTCGTCTGGCTGTACAGCCAACAGGCCACGGGCGACGGCAAGGGCTTCACGCCGGCCCAGACCGACCTCGCGGTCGCGTTCGCGTTCTGGTGCCTCCCCCAGATCCTCTTCTACGCGCTGTACTCGCTGCTCGGCGAGGTCCTGAACGCCAAGCAGGTCTTCGGTCCGTTCACGTGGGCGCCGCTCATCAACAACGTCATCGCGATCGCCGGCCTCGTCGTCTTCATCGCGATGTTCGGCGACCAGGCGGTCAACTCCTCGGTCGACTCGTGGACCCCCCTGAAGATCGCCGTCCTCGCCGGCAGTGCATCGCTCGGTGTGATGGCCCAGGCCGCGTTCCTGCCGTTCTTCTGGAAGCGTGCGGGACTGTCGTTCCGTCCGGACTTCCGGTGGCGCGGGGTCGGGCTCAAGGCGACCGGCACGGCGGCAGGCTGGCTCTTCGCGATGATCCTCGTCACGCAGCTCGCGGGCATCGTGCAGTCGCGCGTCGCGTCGCTCGGCACGGGCGCCGCGGGCAACGCGGTCCTGCAGAACGCGTGGCTGCTCTTCATGTTGCCGCACTCGATCTTCGCGGTGTCGATCGCGACGGCGTACTTCACGCGGATGAGCCACGACGCAGAACGGGGCGACCTGGACGCCGTCCGGCGCAACCTGTCGCTGTCCCTGCGGATCGTCGGACTGTTCACGGTGTTCGCGTCCGTGGCACTGATCGTGGTGTCCGTGCCGTTCGGGCGCATGTTCGCCGGCACCTTCGAGCAGGCGCTCTCCATCGGCGCGGTGCTGCTCGCCTACATGCCCGGTCTGGTGCTGTTCAGCATGCTCTTCATCATCCAGCGGGTCTTCTGGGCGATGCACGACCACCGCACGCCGTTCCTCATGCAGTGCGTGCAGTCGGTGCTGTTCGTCATCGGGGCCCTCGCCGTCGCGACGTTCCCGCAGAGCATCGTCGGTGTCTCGATCGCAGCGTGCACGACGCTGGCGGGGACCGCGCAGACGATCGTGGCGCTCGTCCTCGTCCGTCGTCGCCTGAACGGCATCGAGGGGCCCGTCGTCACCCGTTCGCACGTGCAGTTCGTCATCGCCGCGCTCATCGCGGGCGTCGCCGGTGCCGTGGTCGTGTCCACCCTCGGCGCCTTCGTCGAGGACGGCTTCGCGATGTCCGACCGGACGGGCGCGTTCATCACCATCGTGCTCAGCGGTGCAGCGATGGCGGTCGTGTACTTCGGCGCCCTGGTCGTCGCGAGGAACGGCGAGATCGCGAACGCCGTGAAGCTCCTCCGCGCGCGACTCGGACGCTGATCACCGGCTGTCCGCTCCCCGGTGGCGCGGAATGTCCCGCCGGTACCATGTGTTGACCCGGTCAGCACTCAACGGAAGGGCAGCGAGGCACATGCGCCAGCTCATCATCATCGGTTCCGGTCCCGCCGGGTTCACCGCCGGCATCTACGCCGCGCGCGCGGAGCTCAAGCCCCTGATCGTCGCGTCGAGCGTCGAGACCGGTGGCGAGCTCACCAAGACCACCGAGGTCGAGAACTTCCCGGGCTTCCCCGAGGGGATCCAGGGCCCGGACCTCATGATCAAGATGCAGGAGCAGGCCGAGAAGTTCGGTGCCGAGGTCCTGTACGACGACGCCGTCTCGGTCGACCTGACCGGCGAGGTCAAGAAGGTCACGGTCGGCTCCGGTGAGACGTACGAGGCCCTCGCGGTCATCTACGCGACCGGTTCGGCGTACCGACACCTCGGCCTCGCCGACGAGGAGCGACTCTCCGGCCACGGTGTGAGCTGGTGCGCGACCTGCGACGGCTTCTTCTTCCGCCAGAAGAACATCGCGGTGGTCGGCGGTGGCGACTCCGCGATGGAGGAGGCCACGTTCCTCACCCGCTTCGCCGACAAGGTGACGGTCATCCACCGCAAGGACACCCTGCGTGCGTCGAAGATCATGCAGGACCGCGCGATGAACGACCCGAAGATCGAGTTCGCGTGGAACAAGGAGGTCACCGGGATCACGGGTGACTCCTCGGTCGAGGGCGTCACCCTCCGCGACACGGTGACCGGTGAGGAATCCTCACTCCAGCTCGACGGGCTGTTCATCGCCATCGGCAACGACCCGCGCACGCACCTGGTCCACGGGCAGATCGACCTCGCGCCCGAGGGCACCATCGCGGTCCAGGGTCGCTCGTCGCGGACCAACCTGCCGGGTGTCTTCGCCGCGGGTGACGTCATCGACCCGACCTACCGCCAGGCGATCACGGCGGCCGGCTCCGGCACCGTCGCCGCCCTCGACGCGGAGAAGTACCTCGCCGACCTCGACGACGCGCTCGTCGACCAGGCCGAGGGTGTCACGCCCGAGGGCCCGGCGATCATCGACGTCGAGGCCGCCAGAGCCTGACCCACCTCGGAATACCGCGGCGGCCCAGCCGTTGCACCAACTGAACTTCTCGAAGGAGCACACATGTCCAACGCAAAGGCCGTCACCGACGCCACCTTCTCGGACGAGGTCCTCAAGTCCGACAAGACCATCCTCGTCGACTTCTGGGCCGAGTGGTGCGGCCCGTGTCGCGCCGTCTCCCCGATCCTCGACCAGATCGCCGCGGAGCACGCCGACAAGATCGAGATCGTCAAGCTCAACGTCGACGACAACCCGCAGTCGGCCATGAACTACCAGATCACGTCCATCCCGGCGATGAAGGTGTTCAAGGGCGGCGAGGTCGTCAAGACCGTCATCGGCGCGAAGCCGAAGCCGGCGCTCGAGGCCGACCTCGCCGAGTTCCTGGCGTAGGCACCCCGCACGACCCTGACGGCCCCGC from Curtobacterium sp. SGAir0471 encodes:
- the trxB gene encoding thioredoxin-disulfide reductase; translation: MRQLIIIGSGPAGFTAGIYAARAELKPLIVASSVETGGELTKTTEVENFPGFPEGIQGPDLMIKMQEQAEKFGAEVLYDDAVSVDLTGEVKKVTVGSGETYEALAVIYATGSAYRHLGLADEERLSGHGVSWCATCDGFFFRQKNIAVVGGGDSAMEEATFLTRFADKVTVIHRKDTLRASKIMQDRAMNDPKIEFAWNKEVTGITGDSSVEGVTLRDTVTGEESSLQLDGLFIAIGNDPRTHLVHGQIDLAPEGTIAVQGRSSRTNLPGVFAAGDVIDPTYRQAITAAGSGTVAALDAEKYLADLDDALVDQAEGVTPEGPAIIDVEAARA
- the trxA gene encoding thioredoxin; the protein is MSNAKAVTDATFSDEVLKSDKTILVDFWAEWCGPCRAVSPILDQIAAEHADKIEIVKLNVDDNPQSAMNYQITSIPAMKVFKGGEVVKTVIGAKPKPALEADLAEFLA